The genomic window AGCACCGGGCAGATCCACCTGGACAGCCCGGATCACGAGGTCAAGGACGCACAGCTGCTGCTCGACTGGCTGGCGACCCGTCCCGAGGTGGTCACCGACGCCGCGAACGACCCGAAGGTCGCCGTGGTCGGCGGCTCCTACGGCGGTGCCCTGGCCCTGCTGCTCGCCGGCCAGGACCAGCGGGTCGACGCGATCGTCCCGCAGATCACCTGGAACGACCTGAGCGAGTCCCTGGTCCCGGGCGGCGTCTTCAAGAAGAGCTGGGCCGGTTACTTCTTCGGCAACGGTGCCGCGACCCTGACGCTGGGCGGCGGCCGTGGCCAGGAGCAGGGCGATCCCGCCTGTGGCCGGTTCGCCGAGGACGTCTGCAAGGCCTACCTGCAGATGGCCACCACCGGTATCCCGGACGAGACCACTACCGCGCTGCTGCGCGAGTCCAGCCCGGCCACCGTGCTCGACAAGATCAAGGCGCCGACGCTGCTGATCCAGGGCGCGGTCGACAGCCTCTTCCCGCTCTCCGAGGCGGACGCCAACGCCAAGGGCATCGCCGCGACCGGCACCCCGGTCAAGGTCGCCTGGTTCACCGGCGGCCACGACGGCGGCGAGGGCCCCGGCACCGACTCGGACCGGGTGAAATACCTCACGCTCCAGTGGCTGGAGCACTACCTCAAGGGCGACGGCGACACGCCGAGTGACGCCTTCACCTGGTCGCGGGTGGCCGGGTTCAGCGCGATGGACCGGGATCTGGTCACCAACGGTTACTCCGCGGACGCGTACCCGGGAATCGCCGGAACCGGCACCGCCGACGTCGCGCTCACCGGGGCGGCGCAGCCGATCGCCAACCCGCCGAACGGCAACCCCGGCGCCATCTCCTCGTTGCCCGGTATCGGCGGCCGGCTGACCTCGCTGCTCAGCGGCGGTGTCGCGATGGACATCCCCGGACAGCACGCCAACTGGGAGTCCGCCCCGCTGACCGGCTCGATCGACGTGGCCGGTGCGCCGACGGTGAAACTGCGGGCCGCGTCACCGACCGGCGAGGCGACCCTCTTCGTCAAGCTCTACGACGTAGACCCGAACGGCACGTCCACGCTCAGTGCCGGTCTGGTGGCGCCGATCCGGCTCACCGGCCTGCCAGCCGACGTCGGCCAGGCCCAGCCGGTCACCGTCACGCTGCCGGCGATCGTCCGGCAGATCGAGGCGGGTCACACGATCCGGATCACCGTCGCCACCTCCGACCAGGCCTTCCTCAGCCCGGCCACGCCGGCCGTCTACACCGTGGCGGTGGAGTCCACGCTCACGCTGCCCACTCTGGTCGGCACCCCGATCGCCGATCCCGGCAGCATCTGGTGGTACGCCCTGGCCGGTGTCCTCGGCGTGATCGTTCTCGGTCTGCTGGTGCTGCTGCTGATCCGCCGGGCGCTGCACCGCCGCCGGGACGTGACGATCGTCGCCGAACACGCCGACACCCCGCTCGTGGTGAACGGGCTGCGCAAGGCGTACGGCGACGGTTTCGTGGCGGTCCAGGAGATCAGTTTCACGGTCCAGCGCGGCCAGGTCGTCGGCCTGCTCGGCCCGAACGGTGCCGGCAAGACCACCACCCTGCGGGTGCTGATGGGCCTGACCCAGCCGACCGCCGGCGAGATCTTCGTCTTCGGGCACCGGCTGGTCTCCGGCGCCCCGATCCTGTCCCGGGTCGGCGCGCTGGTCGAAGGCCCCGGTTTCCTGCCGCACCTGAGCGGTTACGAGAACCTGAAGGCGTACTGGCAGGCCACCGGCCGCCCGTGGGCGGACGCCCGGTTCGACGAGGCCCTGGAGATCGCCGGCCTGGGCGACTCGGTGCACCGCAAGACCCGCAAGTACAGCCACGGCATGCGCCAGCGTCTGGCCATCGCTCAGGCCATGCTCGGCCTGCCCGAACTGCTGGTCCTCGACGAGCCGACGGACGGTCTCGACCCGCCGCAGATCGCCGAGATGCGCCGGGTCCTGCAGCGGTACGCCACCGACGGCCGCGCGGTGCTGGTCTCCAGCCACCTGCTCGCCGAGGTGGAACAGACCTGCACCCACGCGGTGGT from Actinoplanes derwentensis includes these protein-coding regions:
- a CDS encoding alpha/beta fold hydrolase — its product is MSALFAGSRRASPWLNRRRVVPAAAALAVLAAAAVWAVRPSSEPWTSEDLRLAGDAVELDARFYLPADRDSKVPAVLLAHGFGGTKDSVRSDAESLAEQGYAVLTYTARGFGRSTGQIHLDSPDHEVKDAQLLLDWLATRPEVVTDAANDPKVAVVGGSYGGALALLLAGQDQRVDAIVPQITWNDLSESLVPGGVFKKSWAGYFFGNGAATLTLGGGRGQEQGDPACGRFAEDVCKAYLQMATTGIPDETTTALLRESSPATVLDKIKAPTLLIQGAVDSLFPLSEADANAKGIAATGTPVKVAWFTGGHDGGEGPGTDSDRVKYLTLQWLEHYLKGDGDTPSDAFTWSRVAGFSAMDRDLVTNGYSADAYPGIAGTGTADVALTGAAQPIANPPNGNPGAISSLPGIGGRLTSLLSGGVAMDIPGQHANWESAPLTGSIDVAGAPTVKLRAASPTGEATLFVKLYDVDPNGTSTLSAGLVAPIRLTGLPADVGQAQPVTVTLPAIVRQIEAGHTIRITVATSDQAFLSPATPAVYTVAVESTLTLPTLVGTPIADPGSIWWYALAGVLGVIVLGLLVLLLIRRALHRRRDVTIVAEHADTPLVVNGLRKAYGDGFVAVQEISFTVQRGQVVGLLGPNGAGKTTTLRVLMGLTQPTAGEIFVFGHRLVSGAPILSRVGALVEGPGFLPHLSGYENLKAYWQATGRPWADARFDEALEIAGLGDSVHRKTRKYSHGMRQRLAIAQAMLGLPELLVLDEPTDGLDPPQIAEMRRVLQRYATDGRAVLVSSHLLAEVEQTCTHAVVVNKGRIVASGPVDDIVGDSPSVQLDVSDVPAATRVLEELGVLSVKTEGTSLIVEMNGTARSEVVASLVGAGVGVDRLVPRRRLEDAFLSLVGDNSRGSGDR